In Acidobacteriota bacterium, the DNA window GTCGCTCGGTGAAGGCGTCGGCCCGGCGGAGGCCGCCCCGGTGAGCCCGGCGGCGCCCGCGGAACAGGCTCCAACGGTTCCGCCCAACGCGGCCGCGCCGTCCACACAACCGGCTGCAGCTCCGTCGAAGCCGGCAGGGGAGAACGCTAATAAACAGGCCAAGCCCGGGGGGTCTAAGGACGCAGCGAAGCCCGGCACCGATAAAGAGAATTAACGCCGCTGTCGAGCGCGAGCAGGCGGCCCAGGTTTTGACACGAGAGTCTCGCCCAAGAAGCCGAAGTGGTGGAACTGGTAGACACGTACGTTTGAGGGGCGTATGGGGCAACCCGTGGGGGTTCGAGTCCCCCCTTCGGCACCACTCTACTCCTTCTAGATTCGCTGGTTTTGACGCAACGGTAATTTATCAAGGACGCTAATGAGCAGTGAACCTAACGTTGAAACCAAGGTTGCGCGACTTCGCTACGCCGGGGGCGAAGCCTTTGTAGCGGAATCGCAAAGCGGTCATGCAATGGTCACCAGTTTCGGGCACGACAAGCTTACTGCGGCCTCGCCGATGGAGCTGCTGCTGGTCGCGCTCGGAGGATGCACTGGCGCTGACGTCGTTGCGATTCTCGAAAAGAAAAGGCAGCGAGTTACCGGGTACGAAATCGAAGTGCGCGCCGAGCGGCGAGCCGAGCATCCCCGCATCTACACCCGAATCGAAGTCGTCCACCGCCTGCGTGGCCACGCTATCGATCAGAAAGCCGTTCAGCACGCGATCGAATTGTCCGAGACGAAGTACTGCAGCGTCTCGGCTATGCTTGGTGTGTCCGCTCAGCTAAGCATGAGGTACGAAATCACGAACGAAGATTGACTTATTCGTTTCTCTCGAACAGCAACGCTCGGCCTATTTAGCGGGAGCGTTACAAGGCCAACCGACGGGCCGCGGTTCAGGTTGCCTACCTCCTCCGCCTGATTGCGGAGGATCACATCGTGTTACAAGGCCAACCGACGGGCCGCGGTTCAGGTTGCACCCGGACCTCGGTCGCAAAGTAGTTCCCAATCTCCCATTTGATCAGGTCGCGCGCGTGCCGCAGCCAGCCGGCGTTCAGCCCGCTCCATATGTAGTAGATGTTCAGGACTTTTATCTGATGTGTTGAGGGATAGTAAACCCCGGCCACATCGACCCTGTAGTAGGGTTCGAAGAACGCCGACGGCATTATCATCACGTAGAGTAAGCCGGGCGAGACACTGCTGGCGCGCCTCGCCAGCGAACCACATTTCAGGAATTGAGTCTGCACCTCGGCGAACGCCTCATCAATCCATTCACCAATTGCATCCGGCCCGCCGGGGAAGAGCATCATCTCGTTGATCGCGTACTCGGGCACTCCCTTTCTTGCTAACTTTGCCGCCCTCTTCTTCCAGTTCAACCCCGGGTCCTCGAAGCCCTGTGTGTTGTAGCGTATGCCATACCGCGGTGAAAACTTGTCTGGCACCGCACGAGGCGAACCTAAGAACTCATAATAGCCTTGGGCCTTCACAGAACCGCCCAAAAGCATCAGCGATATGAATGCAAGTATGAACACACTTCGCCTGACCATTTGTACTACCTCTCCTATCGGGGATTCCTAAATAAGGTCTCTCAGAAGGGGCCTGCTTCGTTGACTGTCAATCGGCAAGGTGCGTGCCAGCTATTCTGTAAACTTGTGGTCGTAACCCGACGGGAAATTCATGGGTTCCTGCCTAGTCAACGTTTTTCGAATTATTGCTTGAGGCATTACCTATTCTCGTCACGTGAAATCAAATGCGTGTTGTAGCCTCGTGACCCTCCCGGCCGCTAAGCCCACGCAACTTCGGTTTGGATCGATTCCCGTCTTTTAGGGCGTGAGGTGTTTTGGTGTCGCAAATGGTCACAGTCTGTGGATTCCCATCGCTCCAAGGCCGAACTCTTCTTAAGCTTCCGCTAGGGGGACATCCGACGGAGGCGCTCTGGAGTTTTTGCCGAATTCCGCCTTTCAATCTGGAAGAGAGGGAGTCAGAACAAGAGGAGAAGAGTCCGCTGTGAAAGCAGCCTGATAAGGCGGAACAGACGATCGGGGAAAATACCTATCCAGGGTATTGACAATAACTTGCAGATGAAATATCCTCTCGGCCAGCGTTAGTGTAGGATAGCGTTGCGGTTGTCTCGATAATCGAGGCGGCAAGTGAGGAAACAATGATGTCGAGGTTCTAGCGCAGGACGAAAATACCTATCCGAGGGACTTCCCCTTTTCCCGCTCTTATCGCCCGACTCCATTACACGGAGCATACTGAAGAATGCAGAAGGGATGATTTCTCGGAGGAACCAGACCGTTTTGCCTTCGCCTCGATTCTAGAGATCGAATTACCCATGAGAGACGTTGGACTTCAGTTCAGTTTGCCCGCACACCGAGAGGCCACCTGGAAGCATAGATCGGCCCGCCTGAGCCTGATACTGAGCAGCATATCCACGTTGGCCAAGCGGTTCCCAGCCGGCATCTGTTCGATGTTTTTTTTTGAACTGAGGGGCGGCGTCAGGACTAACACAGCATTCTTGGTTTGAGCGCGGCCTTTCCGCGCGTTGATTCTGACTCTGGCAGTTTGTGCCAGTGTCCGATATTAGCCGCTGTCTCGATCAGCGGCACGCAGGGACCAAAAACCTAGTGCGGCGCGGATTGCGTCTTCCCTCCGGGGTTCAAGGTGAGTAGTCACAGGACTGTCCAAATTCGGCGCTTCGATTCAGTGTTGTAACGTCATTCGTCTTCTCGTTCGCAAAATCAGTGATAATAGAAGTCAAGGTAAACAATCTTGCAGCAAGAGCGGTTGCGATGCTTTCGGCTCTGGCTGTATGCGCTCTGTTGATTTTCTCGGCGCTGGTCAACTGCGTCGTAGGGATGCTAACTGACCCGCGGGTGAGTGCGAGCAGAGAGCTCCTGACCGCTGGAATTGCCTATGTCCCGAACTCTGCGCCTCTGAACGCGAGGCTGGCCGAGGCGGAGATGGGAGGCGAGGACCGGGACATCTCGAGCATTCAGAACCGCGCAACACGAGCAGTCAATCTGTCTCCGTGGGATTATCGGAACCGCCTTCTTTTGGCGACGGTGAAAGAGGCCGCGGGAGACCGCGCAGCGGCCGAACAGGCTTTGCAGGAAGCCCTTGCGCTAGCGCCGAACTACACCGAGGTTCGCTGGCGACTTGCGAATCTGCTACTCAGAGAAGGAAAACTTGCGAAGGCAGTTGTCGAATTTCGCGCGGCGAACGCTTCGAATTCCGGGCTACTGCCCGGGACGCTCGATCTTTTGTGGCGCGTTTCGGCCGGCAACTTGGTCGCGGTTCAGGCCGTCACTCCAGATGACCCGAAGTCGCGGCTCTTGTTGGCTCAGTTCCTATTGAAGCAGTCGCGCGCGTCCGACGCGATCACGGTTTTTGCCGGTATCGATCGACACTCGCTGGTTGCTTTATCGGAGAGCTCCGCCTTCATAAGCTCGCTCATGTCAGAAGGGCGCATCGAGGAGGCTCGAGGACTGTGGGTGGGATTGGTTAGCGGAACCTACGCGCAGCCCGGACGGCCTTTGCCGGGCATCTGGAACGGGAGTTTTGAATCGGATATCTCGAAGAGCCTCGCACAGTTCGATTGGGCGATCAGTCGCAATGAGTATGCGGCGCCAGGCATAGACTCCAGCGTTTTCCGCACTGGGAGCCGGTCACTCAGGATCGACTTTGCGGGGCGTGACACTGCGCGGCTCGATGGGCAGATCAAACAGACAATCCTATTGCGCCCGGGTGCGCGATATCGCCTTGAGTGTTACGCCAAGACCGACCGCCTCGAGACGCCCGAAGGACCGCGCGTCGTGGTTACAGACAATACTTCATCCACCGAGCTTGCGGCGTCAGATCCACTTCCCGGCGGATCGAATGATTGGCGCCGGATCGCCATCGATTTCACTGCGCCCGCAAACGCCCGCGCCGCCACCATGGCTATCAAGCGCATCCCGAAATTCAGCTACGATAACCCAACACGAGGCACTGCCTGGTTCGACGACTTCGTGTTGACTGAACTGGTTAAATGAACGCAGCCCACGAAACCACCAACGACCGCCTGAGCAAGGCAATCGGAGCAGGCCTTTTGATCGCGGTCGTCTTTGCGGCGCTTGCTCACGGTGCGGTCGAGCCCTGGTCGGTACTGGTCTTCGAAGGCATGATCGTTGCGCTTTTGGTGATCTGGTTAATCAAGGTCCTGGTCGATAGGCGTCTAAAGCTTAATATCCCGCACACGGCCGTGCCGATCGCAGCGCTCGTAGCAGTGGGGCTCTTGCAGAGCGTGGCATTCACTGATGGCGGCGGCCGCTGGCTTAGCTTGTCAAAGAACGTAGGATACACTCGCGCGGCGGTGACGGTGCTGATCTTCCTGTTGATTTCCTTCCTCATCGCTTCGAATTTCTTTTCAACCCGCGAGCGGTTGTCGGCGCTGAAACACTTTCTCGTCATATACGGATTGGGGATGGCACTTTTCGCGCTCGTGCAGCACTTCACTTGGAACGGTCGTTTCTACTGGCTGCGGCCGACCGAGGCCACTTCGGCGTTTGGACCTTTTGCGAACCACAATCACTTTGCCGGTTATATGGAGTTGTTGATCCCGCTTCCAATCGCACTGATAATCACCCGCGCGGTTCGCACAGAGCTGCGAGTCCTTTACGGGTTCGCTGCGATGATGATGGGGGTGGCTGCCGTCTTGTCACTGTCGCGCGGCGGGATCATCAGCATTGTTGCGTCGATGATGTTCCTTGTACTAATGAGCGTCCGATCGATCCGGAGACGAGAGAACACCACCGGTACGAGACGAGTCCCGCAAGTAGCCTCTCAGATAGCGGTTGTAGTTGCGATATTAGTAGTGATCTCCGCTGGCGTCTTCTGGATCGGCGCCGATCCAGTCATCAATCGGGTGACGCAAAGTCAGCCCCTCAGCGGCGCCTCGCAGAGGGAGACTTTCTTCTCGAGCCGGGGTTGGGTATGGCGGGACACGGCGACGATGATTCGCTCCAATCCTCTGCTGGGGGTTGGTCTCGGTGCGTACGAGACGGCGTTTTCGATTTACACCAAGAGCGACGGCTCGCTAAGAGTTCCGCAGGCGCATAACGACTATCTGCAAATCGTGGCCGACTGCGGCATCGTTGGCGGGCTGATCGCTCTCTGGTTTATGGTGTCTGTGTTTCGCGCAGTCGCCAGGGGAATCAGCTCTCAAGACCCGCTCTATGCGGGCTTGGCGCTAGGCAGCGGAGCTGGCCTCTTCGGCTTGCTCGTTCACAGTCTGTTTGACTTCAATTTACAACTGCCTTCAAACGCTTTACTA includes these proteins:
- a CDS encoding OsmC family protein, which translates into the protein MSSEPNVETKVARLRYAGGEAFVAESQSGHAMVTSFGHDKLTAASPMELLLVALGGCTGADVVAILEKKRQRVTGYEIEVRAERRAEHPRIYTRIEVVHRLRGHAIDQKAVQHAIELSETKYCSVSAMLGVSAQLSMRYEITNED
- a CDS encoding tetratricopeptide repeat protein, whose amino-acid sequence is MIIEVKVNNLAARAVAMLSALAVCALLIFSALVNCVVGMLTDPRVSASRELLTAGIAYVPNSAPLNARLAEAEMGGEDRDISSIQNRATRAVNLSPWDYRNRLLLATVKEAAGDRAAAEQALQEALALAPNYTEVRWRLANLLLREGKLAKAVVEFRAANASNSGLLPGTLDLLWRVSAGNLVAVQAVTPDDPKSRLLLAQFLLKQSRASDAITVFAGIDRHSLVALSESSAFISSLMSEGRIEEARGLWVGLVSGTYAQPGRPLPGIWNGSFESDISKSLAQFDWAISRNEYAAPGIDSSVFRTGSRSLRIDFAGRDTARLDGQIKQTILLRPGARYRLECYAKTDRLETPEGPRVVVTDNTSSTELAASDPLPGGSNDWRRIAIDFTAPANARAATMAIKRIPKFSYDNPTRGTAWFDDFVLTELVK
- a CDS encoding O-antigen ligase family protein, which encodes MNAAHETTNDRLSKAIGAGLLIAVVFAALAHGAVEPWSVLVFEGMIVALLVIWLIKVLVDRRLKLNIPHTAVPIAALVAVGLLQSVAFTDGGGRWLSLSKNVGYTRAAVTVLIFLLISFLIASNFFSTRERLSALKHFLVIYGLGMALFALVQHFTWNGRFYWLRPTEATSAFGPFANHNHFAGYMELLIPLPIALIITRAVRTELRVLYGFAAMMMGVAAVLSLSRGGIISIVASMMFLVLMSVRSIRRRENTTGTRRVPQVASQIAVVVAILVVISAGVFWIGADPVINRVTQSQPLSGASQRETFFSSRGWVWRDTATMIRSNPLLGVGLGAYETAFSIYTKSDGSLRVPQAHNDYLQIVADCGIVGGLIALWFMVSVFRAVARGISSQDPLYAGLALGSGAGLFGLLVHSLFDFNLQLPSNALLFLLLSAVATHIGTAVGDKKRARPLAPVRNRVPLETENVSSASLVRGA